The nucleotide window GTGATGTTGCCTCAAAGGTGACGTTGGATGGAACTGTAAGCTTTGGAGGAGTGATGTTTCTCACATCAATTATTTGAGTAGCATTTGCTTTGTTTCCTGCTTCGTCTACTGCAGTCCACAATACAACTGTCTTGCCTAGTGGGAATGTCTTTGATGCGTTGTTA belongs to Candidatus Nitrosotalea sinensis and includes:
- a CDS encoding HYR domain-containing protein codes for the protein NNASKTFPLGKTVVLWTAVDEAGNKANATQIIDVRNITPPKLTVPSNVTFEATSLKDNTVPIGNATATDIQPVTITNNASKTFPLGKTTILWVATDASGN